From Pseudonocardia autotrophica, one genomic window encodes:
- a CDS encoding alpha/beta fold hydrolase: MNGTADTAGTLTDAVLDLAGARIHFDVRGTGPLLVLVGSPMGADGFAATAGLLAADHTVVTFDPRGTGRSPVDDADAGSPVAVRAADLAALVEHLGQGPATLVGSSGGAVVALALLQTRPELVRAVVAHEPPLQELLPDAAARRATGDEIVRRYREQGAAAAWALFMAAANLPGGPPEGPGDGVRPESPRGPGLPTVLSLPIAPTGPTAPLVCTARGPGCPARTARARTGNARTPTSGTSSCTRCARRSAGCPIPAPCAAAG, translated from the coding sequence GTGAACGGCACCGCAGACACCGCAGGCACCCTCACCGACGCCGTACTGGACCTCGCCGGTGCCCGCATCCACTTCGACGTCCGCGGGACCGGCCCGCTGCTGGTGCTGGTCGGCTCCCCGATGGGTGCGGACGGGTTCGCCGCGACGGCCGGGCTGCTCGCGGCCGATCACACCGTCGTCACGTTCGATCCGCGCGGCACCGGCCGCAGCCCGGTCGACGACGCCGACGCGGGCTCTCCGGTCGCGGTGCGCGCCGCGGACCTCGCGGCGCTCGTCGAGCATCTCGGTCAGGGCCCGGCGACGCTGGTCGGGTCCAGCGGCGGCGCCGTCGTCGCGCTCGCGCTGCTGCAGACGCGCCCGGAGCTGGTGCGCGCGGTCGTCGCGCACGAGCCGCCGTTGCAGGAGCTCCTGCCCGACGCGGCCGCCCGCCGCGCCACCGGCGACGAGATCGTGCGGCGTTACCGGGAGCAGGGCGCGGCTGCGGCCTGGGCGCTGTTCATGGCGGCGGCGAACCTGCCCGGCGGGCCGCCGGAGGGACCCGGGGACGGGGTGCGGCCGGAGTCACCGAGGGGGCCGGGCCTGCCGACTGTGCTGAGCCTGCCGATCGCGCCGACGGGGCCGACAGCGCCGCTGGTGTGCACGGCGCGGGGACCGGGCTGCCCGGCGCGGACGGCCCGGGCGCGGACCGGGAACGCCAGGACGCCGACGAGCGGCACTTCTTCCTGTACGAGATGCGCGAGACGGTCCGCTGGGTGCCCGATCCCGGCGCCCTGCGCGGCGGCCGGGTGA
- a CDS encoding NAD-dependent epimerase/dehydratase family protein, producing MERFLVTGSSGHLGEALVRTLRADGVPVTGLDRVPSPWTDVVAPLADRDALAAAMTGVTHVLHTATLHKPHVGSHTRQDFVDSNVSGTLAVLECAAAAGVTGVVFTSSTSAFGRALVGDGAVTWIDESVVPRVRNVYGATKTAAEELCELAAQDPGLPVVVLRTSRFFPEADDREEIRLRFDDAASKLVEFCHRRVDLADVVSAHLAAARRAPELGFARYVISAPTPFTRDDLPELGRDVPAVLARRAPEVAALLRERGWAVPEVDRVYSSARAVAELGWRPRWDAGAIAARLRSGAGPGSPLAAAVGAKGYHAEPTGVYTP from the coding sequence ATGGAGAGATTCCTCGTCACCGGCAGCTCGGGGCACCTCGGGGAGGCCCTGGTCCGCACGCTGCGCGCCGACGGTGTCCCGGTCACCGGGCTGGACCGGGTGCCGTCGCCGTGGACCGACGTCGTTGCCCCGCTGGCCGACCGGGACGCCCTCGCCGCTGCCATGACCGGCGTCACGCACGTCCTGCACACCGCGACGCTGCACAAGCCACACGTCGGGTCGCACACTCGGCAGGACTTCGTCGACAGCAACGTCTCCGGCACGCTCGCGGTACTGGAGTGCGCGGCGGCGGCCGGTGTCACCGGCGTGGTGTTCACCTCGTCGACCTCGGCCTTCGGCAGAGCACTCGTCGGGGACGGGGCGGTGACCTGGATCGACGAGAGCGTCGTGCCGCGGGTGCGCAACGTCTACGGCGCCACCAAGACCGCCGCCGAGGAGCTGTGCGAGCTGGCGGCGCAGGATCCGGGGCTGCCGGTGGTGGTACTGCGGACCTCGCGGTTCTTCCCGGAGGCCGACGACCGGGAGGAGATCCGGCTGCGGTTCGACGACGCGGCGTCCAAGCTGGTCGAGTTCTGCCACCGGCGGGTCGATCTCGCCGACGTCGTGTCGGCGCACCTGGCGGCGGCCCGGCGGGCGCCGGAGCTCGGGTTCGCCCGGTACGTGATCAGCGCACCCACCCCCTTCACCCGCGACGACCTCCCCGAGCTCGGCCGGGACGTTCCCGCGGTGCTCGCCCGCCGGGCGCCGGAGGTGGCCGCGCTGCTGCGCGAGCGGGGCTGGGCGGTGCCGGAGGTGGACCGCGTCTACTCGTCGGCGCGCGCGGTCGCCGAGCTGGGCTGGCGGCCGCGGTGGGACGCCGGAGCGATCGCCGCACGGCTGCGCTCCGGGGCCGGTCCGGGCAGCCCGCTCGCCGCGGCCGTCGGGGCGAAGGGTTACCACGCAGAGCCGACCGGCGTGTACACACCGTGA
- a CDS encoding choline/carnitine O-acyltransferase yields MTEQTPSTFAADDGLPKVPLPTVSASVDRFLQWCAPLLTPDEYTRTADAAAELLVPGGTASVLQADLERFDASAHSWLDEFWPSRYLGRRDRIALNANFFFLFGPGTSDQCLRAAELATAAIGHKVDLDAGTFAAPAGRGGPQSMDQSRHVFSTTRIPGDPQDTVRTPYSDAWPGPSTERHVVVLSRGRIHRLDVFGPDGALHTVDEIAAALRAIRSAHPARTGLDEAVGSLTTLARAEWAAVRDRLTGLDPANAGAVDLVERALFAICLDDDVPADESAAARTLLAGDSGNRWFDKALSIVVLPDGTAGVNIEHCELDGTTVLTLVDAMFADTVAVHAERAGARPQGAPAVAELGFVLDDELRGTVRRAHDEFAAFLAGTATTLVSFDDFGADTAKALGFSPDAFVQAAYQVAHRRAKGLTGATYESIATRQFRRGRTEAMRVVTPEMVAFVDRMQDPHASGDDRRAAFRAAADAHVARARQCQQGDAPEQHLWELEWIQRRRGAQLGATEPLAVFSSPGWTIMRDDWLSTSSAPSRNVRYFGFGSTSSRCIGVAYVLLPDRFHLHLSTPADQAGPMEAFARELRVVIGELVALLER; encoded by the coding sequence GTGACGGAGCAGACACCCTCGACCTTCGCGGCGGACGACGGCCTCCCGAAGGTTCCGCTGCCCACCGTGTCCGCCTCGGTGGACCGGTTCCTCCAGTGGTGCGCACCGCTGCTCACCCCGGACGAGTACACCCGCACCGCCGACGCAGCGGCCGAGCTGCTCGTCCCCGGCGGCACAGCGTCGGTGCTGCAGGCCGACCTGGAGCGGTTCGACGCCTCGGCCCACAGCTGGCTCGACGAGTTCTGGCCGTCGCGCTACCTGGGCCGCCGGGACCGGATCGCGCTGAACGCGAACTTCTTCTTCCTGTTCGGACCGGGCACGTCCGACCAGTGCCTGCGCGCGGCGGAGCTCGCGACCGCGGCGATCGGGCACAAGGTCGACCTCGACGCGGGCACCTTCGCCGCGCCGGCCGGGCGGGGCGGGCCGCAGTCGATGGACCAGAGCAGGCACGTCTTCTCCACCACCCGGATCCCGGGCGACCCGCAGGACACCGTCCGCACCCCCTACAGCGACGCGTGGCCGGGCCCGTCCACCGAGCGGCACGTCGTCGTGCTGAGCCGGGGCCGGATCCACCGGCTCGACGTGTTCGGCCCCGACGGGGCGCTGCACACGGTGGACGAGATCGCCGCCGCGCTGCGCGCGATCCGTTCCGCGCACCCCGCGCGCACCGGGCTCGACGAGGCGGTCGGCTCGCTGACCACGCTGGCCCGCGCCGAGTGGGCGGCCGTGCGGGACCGGCTGACCGGGCTCGACCCGGCGAACGCCGGCGCGGTCGATCTCGTCGAGCGTGCGCTGTTCGCGATCTGCCTGGACGACGACGTCCCGGCCGACGAGAGCGCCGCCGCCCGGACGCTGCTGGCCGGGGACTCCGGGAACCGCTGGTTCGACAAGGCGCTGTCGATCGTGGTGCTGCCCGACGGGACCGCCGGGGTGAACATCGAGCACTGCGAGCTGGACGGCACGACCGTGCTCACCCTGGTCGACGCGATGTTCGCGGACACCGTGGCGGTGCACGCCGAGCGGGCCGGGGCCCGCCCCCAGGGTGCGCCCGCCGTCGCCGAGCTGGGCTTCGTGCTCGACGACGAGCTGCGCGGCACCGTCCGCCGGGCGCACGACGAGTTCGCCGCGTTCCTCGCCGGTACCGCGACCACGCTCGTCTCCTTCGACGACTTCGGCGCCGACACGGCCAAGGCGCTGGGCTTCTCACCGGACGCCTTCGTGCAGGCCGCCTATCAGGTCGCGCACCGGCGGGCGAAGGGCCTCACCGGGGCCACCTACGAGTCGATCGCGACCCGGCAGTTCCGGCGCGGCCGGACCGAGGCGATGCGGGTGGTGACCCCCGAGATGGTCGCCTTCGTCGACCGGATGCAGGACCCGCATGCCTCCGGTGACGACCGGCGCGCCGCCTTCCGGGCCGCCGCGGATGCGCACGTCGCCCGCGCCCGGCAGTGCCAGCAGGGGGACGCGCCCGAGCAGCACCTGTGGGAGCTGGAGTGGATCCAGCGCCGGCGCGGCGCGCAGCTCGGTGCGACCGAGCCGCTCGCGGTGTTCTCCTCCCCCGGCTGGACGATCATGCGCGACGACTGGCTGTCGACCAGCTCGGCGCCGTCGCGCAACGTCCGGTACTTCGGTTTCGGCTCGACCAGCTCGCGCTGCATCGGGGTGGCCTACGTGCTGCTGCCGGACCGGTTCCACCTGCACCTGTCCACCCCGGCCGATCAGGCCGGGCCGATGGAGGCGTTCGCGCGGGAGCTGCGCGTGGTGATCGGCGAGCTGGTGGCCCTGCTGGAGCGGTAA
- a CDS encoding HalD/BesD family halogenase, with amino-acid sequence MRPSLEPVDLTRYPLHEPGSPRWTAAVHEARDSLESDGCAVLTGFVRASFQDRLRAEGEEIAPLAHHETRVVNVYNTEPDPALPADHPARVPLERGNAFVARDRIPAAGLIHRLYPDPAFRAFLAACVGVPELHELADPLAGLCLNVVADGRSHPWHFDTNEVAISLLTRAPEQGGIFEYVPGIRSADAENTAEVAAVLAGDGGDRVRRLRLRPGDLQLFRGRYSLHRVTQVRGATARHTAIFSYSGRPGVVGSAERTRQLFGRVLPAHGGPRSVRVDGLMD; translated from the coding sequence GTGCGACCGAGCCTGGAACCGGTCGATCTGACCCGCTACCCGCTGCACGAGCCGGGATCGCCGCGCTGGACGGCCGCGGTGCACGAGGCCCGGGACTCCCTGGAATCGGACGGCTGCGCGGTGCTCACCGGCTTCGTGCGGGCGTCCTTCCAGGACCGGCTGCGCGCCGAGGGTGAGGAGATCGCCCCGCTGGCCCACCACGAGACCCGGGTGGTGAACGTCTACAACACCGAGCCGGATCCGGCGCTGCCCGCCGACCATCCCGCCCGGGTGCCGCTGGAACGGGGCAACGCCTTCGTCGCCCGGGACCGGATCCCGGCCGCGGGGCTGATCCACCGGCTCTATCCCGATCCGGCGTTCCGCGCGTTCCTCGCCGCCTGTGTCGGGGTGCCGGAGCTGCACGAGCTCGCCGATCCGCTGGCCGGGCTGTGCCTCAACGTCGTCGCCGACGGTCGCTCGCACCCCTGGCACTTCGACACCAACGAGGTCGCGATCAGCCTGCTCACCCGGGCGCCGGAGCAGGGCGGGATCTTCGAGTACGTCCCGGGGATCCGGTCCGCCGACGCGGAGAACACCGCCGAGGTCGCCGCCGTGCTGGCCGGGGACGGCGGGGACCGGGTGCGCAGGCTCCGGCTGCGGCCCGGGGACCTGCAGCTGTTCCGCGGCCGCTACTCGCTGCACCGGGTCACGCAGGTGCGCGGCGCGACCGCCCGGCACACCGCGATCTTCTCCTACAGCGGTCGCCCCGGGGTCGTCGGCAGCGCCGAGCGCACCCGGCAGCTGTTCGGGCGGGTACTGCCCGCGCACGGGGGGCCACGTTCGGTCCGGGTCGACGGACTGATGGACTGA